TGGTCTTCTAATTGTTGATAAAAGGCGATTTCTTCATCACCTAAATAATGCAGGCATTCACCACCGATAAACCAGAGTAATTCCCGTTTGATTAATGGGACTAGATTTGGGTAGCAGCGAATAAAGCGTGCTAAAATTTCTTGGGCATTGAAACTGTAATCCGCTTCGTTATTTTCGATCTGCTGGCTAAGAAGCTCCCATTTCTTAAGAAAATCCGTTTCTTCTTCTGCTAAATCCGCAGTGTTAAATGGATCGTGTTCAGCGAATCGCTGACGTAGATCTGCAAAAGCGTTAAGAATGTATTGTGTGCGTGATTCCACGTAAAACCCTATTAAATAAGTAACGATTGAGTCGGCTAGAGCCGTACGAGAAACCTAATTATGACATATGCAATCGAAATTAGTGACCTCAAAAAACGCTATGAAAGCGGATTTGAAGCATTAAAAGGGGTGAATTTAACGGTTGAGAAAGGGGATTTCTTTGCCTTGTTAGGGCCAAATGGTGCTGGAAAATCGACAAGCATCGGTATTCTCTGTTCATTGGTTAACAAGTCGTCTGGTAAAGTGTCTATTTTTGGGCACGACATAGATCAAGACTTTGCCAAGGCAAAACAATACTTGGGTGTGGTGCC
The window above is part of the Marinomonas sp. THO17 genome. Proteins encoded here:
- a CDS encoding PA2817 family protein, with the translated sequence MESRTQYILNAFADLRQRFAEHDPFNTADLAEEETDFLKKWELLSQQIENNEADYSFNAQEILARFIRCYPNLVPLIKRELLWFIGGECLHYLGDEEIAFYQQLEDQLYELDNQQIAYDIHDEISKFRNHNKQLH